From Ardenticatenales bacterium, one genomic window encodes:
- a CDS encoding hydroxymethylglutaryl-CoA synthase gives MSDLDKGLMKTDKPVGIVGYGAYVPRFRLPASEVSKMWTGGTGGVPIKEKAVNGLDEDVVSMSIEAARNALNRAQIDPQLIRAVWVGSESHPYAVKPTSTIVAEAIGAVPHTQAADWEFACKAGTEAMQAAIGFVGSGMARYALSIGMDTAQGRPGDALEYTAAAGGAAMLIGPADEAAAIIEGSYSFVTDTPDFWRRAHANYPSHGDRFTGEPAYFKHIMGAAEALLEGLERKSDDYQWAVFHQPNAKFPERVAEMLGFSQEQIKPGLLSPRIGNTYAGSAVIGLTATLDVAQPGDLILMVSYGSGAGSDAFSFRVTDRILEMRDRAPKTEDYIARRQIIDYATYTRYRDKLKMA, from the coding sequence ATGAGTGACTTAGATAAAGGTTTGATGAAGACGGATAAGCCGGTGGGGATTGTGGGGTATGGTGCGTATGTGCCGCGTTTCCGGTTGCCGGCATCTGAAGTGAGCAAGATGTGGACAGGCGGCACGGGCGGCGTTCCCATCAAGGAAAAAGCCGTCAACGGCCTGGATGAAGATGTCGTCAGCATGTCCATCGAAGCGGCGCGCAACGCCCTCAACCGGGCGCAAATTGATCCGCAGCTCATCCGCGCCGTCTGGGTCGGCAGCGAGAGCCACCCCTACGCCGTCAAACCGACCAGCACTATCGTCGCCGAGGCGATTGGGGCCGTGCCCCACACGCAGGCGGCGGATTGGGAATTTGCCTGCAAAGCGGGCACGGAAGCGATGCAGGCCGCCATCGGTTTCGTTGGCTCCGGCATGGCTCGCTACGCCCTGAGCATTGGCATGGACACCGCGCAGGGTCGCCCCGGAGACGCGCTGGAGTATACGGCGGCGGCGGGCGGCGCGGCCATGCTCATTGGACCCGCCGATGAAGCGGCGGCCATCATTGAAGGCTCCTACTCCTTCGTCACGGATACCCCGGACTTCTGGCGGCGGGCGCACGCCAACTATCCTTCCCACGGCGACCGCTTCACGGGCGAACCCGCTTACTTCAAGCACATTATGGGCGCGGCGGAAGCGCTGCTGGAGGGCCTGGAGCGCAAGTCCGACGATTACCAGTGGGCCGTTTTCCATCAGCCAAACGCCAAATTCCCGGAGCGCGTGGCGGAGATGCTTGGCTTTAGCCAAGAACAAATCAAGCCTGGCCTGCTCAGCCCGCGCATCGGCAATACCTATGCCGGTTCCGCCGTTATCGGTCTCACGGCTACCCTGGACGTGGCCCAGCCGGGCGACCTGATCTTGATGGTCAGCTATGGTTCCGGGGCCGGCTCCGATGCCTTTTCCTTCCGCGTCACGGACCGCATCCTGGAGATGCGCGACCGTGCCCCCAAGACGGAAGATTACATTGCCCGCCGCCAGATCATTGATTACGCTACCTACACGCGCTATCGTGACAAGCTAAAAATGGCGTAG
- a CDS encoding thiolase domain-containing protein, whose translation MSNVSIIGIGQTDVREHWDTSLRHLAWYAIEAALDDAATTDIDAIYVGNMLSGSLSGQEHLGALIADFAGMRGREAITIEAADASGAAALRQAVLAVESGLIRTALVVGVEKMTDQTGSAVGKALATTLDQDYEATQGATPAALAALMMRRYMHTYGVDVADFAGFSVNAHRNGASNPRALFRNQLEAERFASGPLVASPVTLFDQAPLADGAAAVILTNQERAMDMVPQPVKIAGSALATDTLALHDRRDILWLSAAQRSAEKALAKANLTPADVDFFELHDAYTILSVLALESCGFASRGQGWQLARDGQIARDGVLPISTFGGLKARGHAGGATGVYQAVEAALQLRGQAGDCQVPHARVGLTQNLGGSGATAVTHVFTID comes from the coding sequence ATGAGCAACGTATCCATTATCGGTATTGGACAAACAGACGTGCGCGAGCATTGGGACACGTCGCTGCGCCATCTGGCGTGGTATGCGATTGAGGCGGCGCTGGATGATGCGGCGACGACGGATATTGACGCGATTTATGTGGGCAATATGCTGTCGGGCAGCCTGAGTGGGCAGGAGCATTTGGGGGCGTTGATTGCGGATTTTGCCGGCATGCGCGGGCGCGAAGCCATCACCATAGAAGCAGCGGACGCCTCCGGCGCGGCGGCATTGCGCCAGGCCGTCCTGGCCGTGGAAAGCGGCCTCATCCGCACCGCTCTTGTCGTCGGCGTGGAAAAAATGACCGACCAGACGGGCAGCGCCGTGGGCAAAGCCCTGGCAACCACCCTGGACCAGGATTACGAAGCTACCCAGGGAGCCACCCCCGCCGCCCTCGCCGCCCTCATGATGCGCCGCTACATGCACACCTATGGCGTGGATGTGGCCGATTTTGCCGGTTTCAGCGTCAACGCGCACAGGAATGGAGCGAGCAACCCGCGCGCCCTCTTCCGAAACCAGCTTGAGGCGGAGCGATTCGCCTCCGGGCCATTGGTGGCCTCGCCTGTGACCCTCTTTGACCAGGCACCCCTGGCGGACGGAGCCGCCGCCGTCATTCTAACCAACCAGGAGCGGGCGATGGATATGGTCCCGCAACCTGTGAAAATTGCCGGCAGCGCCCTCGCCACCGACACCCTCGCCCTCCACGACCGCCGCGACATCCTCTGGCTCTCCGCCGCGCAGCGCAGCGCCGAAAAAGCATTGGCCAAAGCCAACCTGACCCCCGCCGATGTAGACTTCTTTGAACTGCACGACGCCTACACCATCCTCTCCGTCCTTGCCCTGGAATCATGCGGATTCGCCTCGCGCGGCCAGGGCTGGCAGTTGGCCCGCGACGGCCAGATCGCCCGCGATGGCGTGCTGCCCATCAGCACCTTTGGTGGCCTGAAGGCGCGTGGTCATGCCGGCGGGGCCACCGGCGTCTACCAGGCGGTAGAAGCGGCCCTGCAACTGCGCGGGCAGGCAGGCGATTGCCAGGTTCCCCACGCCCGTGTTGGCCTGACGCAAAACCTGGGCGGCAGCGGCGCCACTGCCGTCACCCACGTCTTCACCATTGACTGA
- a CDS encoding Zn-ribbon domain-containing OB-fold protein, producing the protein MEVSRHWRLKTQRYSLVGEVCPSCGVKLFPPRDVCLECEAPAKELFTFTGLGEVFSYTTIYDAPAGFERYAPYTVALVKLAEGPLVTAQLTDIAPEDVQMGMPVEMVTRKLTEDGPEGMIVYGYKFRPTGLMA; encoded by the coding sequence ATGGAAGTTTCACGTCATTGGCGTCTAAAAACACAACGATACAGCCTGGTGGGCGAAGTCTGCCCTAGCTGTGGGGTCAAGCTCTTCCCCCCGCGCGATGTTTGCCTGGAATGCGAAGCGCCCGCCAAAGAGCTGTTTACCTTTACGGGTCTCGGCGAGGTCTTCTCTTACACGACCATTTACGATGCTCCCGCGGGCTTTGAGCGCTACGCCCCCTACACAGTTGCCCTGGTGAAACTGGCGGAAGGGCCGCTGGTGACGGCGCAATTGACGGATATTGCCCCAGAGGATGTGCAGATGGGCATGCCCGTGGAAATGGTGACGCGCAAACTGACCGAAGATGGCCCCGAAGGAATGATTGTTTACGGTTATAAATTCCGCCCCACCGGCCTCATGGCCTGA
- a CDS encoding amino acid adenylation domain-containing protein: MFVVPQPLYDTWSAYAPQTPRQRLPLRPNTSPHRLTFVKNAINGLSPIDQVLFERFGQGAIVPLPYDCIHHAFEAHAGADPHAVAVQHLEETITYGELDRQANRLAARLAQLGVRPGDNVALFLQRSLPMVVGIMATLKAGAAYAPQHVGVAPESHLSYVLATAGIKVILTLSHLRHLIPVPEGCVCLAVDEMMQEPFVDDRAYVAPFVPAFPPSRDHTCFIIFTSGTTGMPNGVRVTHGNAGNILLTAPGNLGMRPGVKVGQILSIAFDMAAWEILGSLSNGATLIIRGQDFMETARQVDVIISTPSILSTFDADQCTNVKVVAVAGEPCPRPLADKWTSFCTFYNACGPTETTIVNTMQDYQPWNERLTIGKPTPNNTVYILDENMKPCPIGEVGEMWAGGACVSAGYIGNEELTRARYRPDPFLGDGHVMFRTRDLGRWTPDGELEHLGRTDDQVKIRGFRVELDSVSAALESVPSCKRAATLKLDNRNLVGFVSPRTVDVEAARQAVAATLPYYCTPKFVLALDELPLTSRGKIDKRALMRLAAAYDEAMQEQEEWLEVTPC; this comes from the coding sequence ATGTTTGTTGTGCCTCAGCCTCTTTATGATACCTGGTCTGCATACGCGCCTCAAACGCCGCGCCAACGCCTGCCGTTGCGCCCGAATACATCCCCCCATCGCTTAACCTTCGTAAAAAATGCCATCAACGGCCTGTCTCCGATTGATCAGGTGCTGTTTGAGCGTTTTGGGCAGGGAGCGATTGTGCCCCTGCCGTATGATTGCATCCATCATGCCTTCGAGGCCCACGCCGGCGCGGACCCGCACGCCGTGGCCGTGCAGCACCTGGAGGAAACCATCACCTATGGGGAGTTGGACCGCCAGGCGAACCGGTTGGCGGCGCGGCTGGCGCAGCTTGGCGTGCGTCCGGGGGACAATGTGGCCCTGTTCTTGCAGCGTTCTCTCCCCATGGTGGTGGGCATCATGGCGACCTTGAAGGCGGGCGCGGCTTATGCGCCGCAGCATGTGGGCGTGGCGCCGGAGTCGCATCTTAGCTATGTGTTGGCGACGGCGGGGATCAAGGTGATTCTGACGCTTTCCCATTTGCGCCATCTGATTCCGGTGCCGGAGGGGTGTGTTTGCCTGGCGGTAGATGAGATGATGCAAGAGCCGTTTGTGGATGATCGGGCGTATGTGGCTCCATTTGTGCCGGCATTTCCTCCCAGCCGCGACCATACGTGTTTCATCATCTTCACGTCAGGGACAACGGGAATGCCGAATGGCGTGCGGGTGACACATGGAAATGCCGGCAACATCCTCCTCACCGCACCGGGAAACCTGGGCATGCGTCCCGGCGTCAAAGTAGGACAAATCCTGAGCATCGCCTTCGACATGGCCGCCTGGGAAATCCTCGGCAGCCTTTCCAACGGCGCCACCCTCATCATTCGCGGCCAAGACTTCATGGAAACAGCCCGGCAAGTAGACGTAATTATCTCCACCCCCTCCATCCTCAGCACCTTCGACGCCGACCAATGCACCAACGTCAAAGTCGTAGCCGTAGCCGGCGAACCGTGCCCGCGTCCGCTGGCCGACAAATGGACCTCGTTCTGCACCTTCTACAACGCCTGCGGTCCCACGGAAACAACCATCGTGAACACCATGCAGGATTATCAACCATGGAACGAGCGGCTGACGATCGGCAAACCCACCCCGAACAATACCGTCTACATCCTCGACGAAAACATGAAACCTTGCCCCATCGGCGAAGTGGGCGAGATGTGGGCGGGCGGCGCGTGCGTCTCCGCCGGCTACATCGGCAACGAGGAATTGACCCGCGCGCGATACCGGCCAGACCCGTTTCTCGGCGACGGTCACGTCATGTTCCGCACGCGCGACCTGGGCCGCTGGACGCCCGATGGAGAACTGGAACACCTGGGGCGCACGGATGATCAGGTGAAAATTCGCGGTTTTCGCGTAGAACTGGATTCCGTGTCCGCTGCCCTCGAATCCGTCCCCTCCTGCAAGCGGGCGGCGACGCTGAAACTGGACAACCGCAACCTGGTAGGGTTCGTATCTCCGCGCACGGTGGACGTGGAGGCCGCGCGCCAGGCGGTGGCCGCTACACTGCCTTACTACTGCACGCCCAAATTTGTGCTGGCGCTGGATGAACTCCCCCTCACCAGCCGGGGCAAAATTGACAAGCGGGCACTGATGCGGTTGGCCGCCGCGTATGATGAAGCGATGCAAGAACAAGAAGAATGGCTGGAGGTGACGCCATGCTAA